In one Tachysurus fulvidraco isolate hzauxx_2018 chromosome 16, HZAU_PFXX_2.0, whole genome shotgun sequence genomic region, the following are encoded:
- the LOC125138953 gene encoding uncharacterized protein LOC125138953, translating to MQSDSLFYTSVLVQDKVCLKGMLDSGSMATTLSASVVPQLREAGVLDQELFPPSDIVLVGCGGKQTSPAGMCDLKLEVYGFSFSVPVLIVSGQVDQLIIGTNVLKPLIREMKSNEGFWRVLDKPDQSNQSEDCQFLRKLSCIKRWRGSTIPDKVGTLKSKSAVVLQPMSEHLVWGRLPPGLKLSVGSTVVIEPSTSRCVHRNVLIGRVISPLWGDGWLPVKMINPTNSEIVLRKNAKLGDVYPCIALEDFDNVQGQRVFQNVAMNSGSACGSLSAKSSVSGANHFNDISLDELGLNDLNLNDCEVSPF from the coding sequence ATGCAGAGTGACAGTCTGTTCTACACCAGTGTTTTGGTACAGGACAAGGTTTGTCTTAAGGGAATGCTGGACAGTGGCTCTATGGCGACTACCTTGAGTGCTAGTGTGGTGCCTCAACTAAGAGAAGCCGGAGTCCTGGATCAGGAGTTGTTTCCTCCGTCAGACATTGTCCTGGTTGGGTGCGGTGGGAAGCAGACTAGTCCTGCAGGTATGTGTGATCTGAAACTTGAGGTGTACGGATTCAGTTTTAGTGTACCAGTCCTTATTGTGAGTGGACAAGTAGACCAGCTTATCATTGGCACTAATGTACTGAAACCCCTGATCAGAGAGATGAAATCAAATGAGGGATTTTGGAGAGTTCTAGATAAACCAGACCAATCAAATCAGAGCGAAGACTGTCAGTTTCTGCGTAAGCTTTCGTGCATCAAGAGATGGAGGGGTAGTACTATCCCGGACAAAGTTGGTACTTTAAAGTCTAAGTCTGCCGTGGTTTTGCAGCCGATGAGCGAACACCTTGTCTGGGGTCGACTACCACCAGGGCTAAAACTCTCAGTGGGCAGCACGGTTGTAATTGAACCTAGTACTTCTCGCTGTGTCCACCGTAATGTGCTTATCGGTAGAGTAATCTCTCCCTTATGGGGCGACGGTTGGCTCCCGGTGAAAATGATAAACCCGACGAACTCAGAAATTGTGCTGCGCAAAAATGCGAAATTGGGTGATGTCTACCCATGCATTGCTTTGGAAGATTTTGATAATGTGCAAGGACAACGAGTTTTCCAGAACGTAGCCATGAACAGCGGTAGTGCATGTGGTAGTTTGTCAGCAAAGAGCTCAGTGTCTGGTGCTAATCACTTCAATGACATTAGTTTGGATGAACTGGGCCTAAATGACTTAAACTTAAATGACTGTGAGGTGTCGCCCTTTTAA